Proteins co-encoded in one Phenylobacterium soli genomic window:
- a CDS encoding bifunctional sugar phosphate isomerase/epimerase/4-hydroxyphenylpyruvate dioxygenase family protein yields MRRSIATVSLSGNLQEKLLAIAAAKFDSIELFENDLLFFDGTARDVRAMVEDVGLKISLFQPFRDFEGVPDEVFRRNLDRAERKFDVMGDLDAKMMLVCSNVSPAAIADDERAAAQLHELAERAAARGIRIGYEALAWGAQVKTYGHVWEIVRRAAHSHLGVILDSFHTLALGDGVEGIAHIPGEKIFFVQLADAPLLKMDVLSWSRHFRCFPGQGDFDVAAFAAKAIEAGYTGPLSLEIFNDEFRATAPSRTARDGMRSLLFLEEQIRGQLEESPAEPGRAPRPRVDLLDPPPPPDLSGVAFLEFAVDATARGELARWLEGMGFQRVGVHRGKDVTLYRQGDLAIALNAEPESFAHSYYLLHGVSVCAIGLRAADPAGLLSRAEVFGCQRFEERVGPDEAPMPGLRAPDGSLIYVVDESFDAAADFVRDRGEGASAGLVSAVDHVGQALPGDHFDTWLLFYRAVLRLKPEESWVLPDPYGLVKSRALANAARNVRFPLSFSESSRTVVARSLTTFSGAGVNQVAFSTGDIFKAVRALRKAGLELLRIPENYYDDLAARLGLDEAFVEKLRDHGVLYDRDAEGGEFLHVYTRTFHDRFFFEIVQRQGGYDQYGAANAPVRMAAQSRTAARETSLTP; encoded by the coding sequence TTGCGCAGGTCGATCGCCACCGTGTCCCTGAGCGGCAACCTCCAGGAAAAGCTGCTCGCCATCGCGGCCGCCAAGTTCGATTCCATCGAGCTGTTCGAGAACGACCTGCTGTTCTTCGACGGCACGGCGCGCGACGTCCGGGCCATGGTCGAGGACGTCGGCCTGAAGATCTCGCTCTTCCAGCCGTTCCGCGACTTCGAGGGCGTCCCCGACGAGGTCTTCCGGCGCAACCTCGACCGCGCCGAGCGCAAGTTCGACGTGATGGGCGACCTCGACGCGAAGATGATGCTGGTCTGCTCCAACGTCTCGCCGGCCGCCATCGCCGACGACGAGCGCGCCGCCGCCCAGCTGCATGAGCTCGCCGAGCGGGCCGCGGCGCGCGGCATCCGCATCGGCTACGAGGCCCTGGCCTGGGGCGCGCAGGTGAAGACCTATGGCCACGTCTGGGAGATCGTCCGCCGCGCCGCCCACAGTCATCTCGGCGTCATCCTCGACAGCTTCCACACCCTCGCGCTCGGCGATGGCGTCGAGGGCATCGCCCACATCCCCGGCGAGAAGATCTTCTTCGTCCAGCTCGCCGACGCGCCCCTGCTGAAGATGGACGTGCTGTCCTGGAGCCGGCACTTCCGCTGCTTCCCCGGCCAGGGCGACTTCGACGTCGCCGCCTTCGCCGCCAAGGCCATCGAGGCGGGCTACACCGGCCCCCTGTCGCTGGAGATCTTCAACGACGAGTTCCGCGCCACCGCGCCCTCGCGCACCGCCCGCGACGGCATGCGTTCGCTGCTGTTCCTCGAGGAGCAGATCCGCGGCCAGCTCGAGGAGAGCCCCGCCGAGCCTGGCCGCGCCCCGCGGCCCCGGGTCGACCTCCTCGACCCGCCGCCGCCGCCGGACCTCTCGGGCGTCGCCTTCCTGGAGTTCGCCGTCGACGCGACGGCGCGCGGCGAGCTCGCCCGCTGGCTCGAAGGCATGGGCTTCCAGCGCGTCGGCGTCCACCGCGGGAAGGATGTGACCCTCTACCGCCAGGGCGACCTCGCCATCGCGCTGAACGCCGAGCCTGAGTCCTTCGCCCACTCCTACTACCTGCTGCACGGGGTCTCGGTCTGCGCGATCGGCCTGCGCGCCGCCGACCCGGCCGGCCTGCTCTCGCGCGCCGAGGTTTTCGGGTGCCAGCGCTTCGAGGAGCGCGTCGGCCCGGACGAGGCGCCGATGCCCGGCCTGCGCGCCCCCGACGGCAGCCTGATCTATGTGGTGGACGAGAGCTTCGACGCCGCCGCCGACTTCGTCCGCGATCGCGGCGAGGGCGCCAGCGCCGGCCTGGTCTCCGCCGTCGACCACGTGGGCCAGGCCCTGCCGGGCGACCACTTCGACACCTGGCTCCTGTTCTACCGCGCGGTGCTGCGTCTGAAGCCGGAAGAGTCGTGGGTGCTGCCGGACCCCTATGGCCTGGTGAAGAGCCGGGCCCTGGCCAACGCCGCCCGCAACGTGCGCTTCCCCTTGAGCTTCTCGGAGAGCAGCCGGACCGTCGTGGCCCGCTCCCTGACCACCTTCTCCGGGGCCGGGGTCAACCAGGTGGCCTTCTCAACCGGCGACATCTTCAAGGCCGTCCGCGCCCTGCGGAAGGCCGGCCTCGAGCTGCTGCGCATCCCGGAGAACTACTACGACGATCTCGCCGCGCGCCTCGGCCTCGACGAGGCCTTCGTCGAGAAGCTGCGCGACCACGGCGTGCTCTACGACCGCGACGCCGAGGGCGGGGAGTTCCTCCACGTCTACACGCGCACCTTCCACGACCGCTTCTTCTTCGAGATCGTCCAGCGCCAGGGCGGCTACGACCAGTACGGCGCGGCCAACGCGCCCGTGCGCATGGCCGCCCAGTCGCGCACCGCGGCCCGCGAGACCTCCCTCACCCCCTGA